One Telluria mixta DNA window includes the following coding sequences:
- a CDS encoding HDOD domain-containing protein, whose product MIPAVGSPASSSNTNPAPFQPTDGGRRVRAALLQKVCGDEDMFALGSAIARVVQMATSEDQGTHDLAHYVLSDVALTQRILRLANTVRYRTAAGTAVTTVSRAISLLGFDNVRTVALAMLLVDALASSDHAYSVRVELEASLCASLVGREMARHSFYQGAEEASIGALFKNLGALLVASHEHDRYREIQALLATGKHTSAQAAQMILGCSFDALAEAVLGEWKIPGVIMHAQRPLEAGTLKLAVNRGEWMRQVASFSLDVARLMGKTPTPSDTPEAQALLARYGTALNLGAAELDELFEAVAFEMTSLLQSMNLQPVPRRAPQEDKGGLPNVLLLATLGGEEEEQGTYPSGKPKNARDLLLAGVQDVTQMRASGRHKVNDVVMAVLETLYTALGFRFATVVLKDVRAGQYRARASFGLAQARVQEGFTFPLAPAGEKSARDLFYLAMENDADLMISDARSAKIRDLLPAWHKALLPDAQSFIVLPLVVGKVQLGLFYADRTELAPEGVPPDETALIKALKGQVLAALAP is encoded by the coding sequence ATGATTCCTGCAGTCGGGAGCCCCGCTTCCTCTTCCAATACAAACCCCGCGCCGTTCCAGCCGACGGACGGGGGCCGCCGCGTGCGCGCCGCGCTGCTGCAAAAGGTCTGCGGCGACGAGGACATGTTCGCGCTCGGCAGCGCCATCGCGCGCGTCGTGCAGATGGCCACGTCGGAAGACCAGGGGACCCACGATCTCGCGCACTACGTGCTGTCCGACGTGGCGCTCACGCAGCGCATCCTGCGCCTCGCGAACACGGTCCGCTACCGCACGGCGGCCGGCACCGCCGTCACGACGGTGTCGCGCGCCATTTCCCTGCTGGGCTTCGACAACGTGCGCACGGTCGCGCTGGCGATGCTGCTCGTCGACGCGCTGGCCAGCAGCGACCATGCGTACAGCGTGCGCGTGGAGCTGGAAGCGTCGCTGTGCGCGAGCCTCGTCGGCCGCGAAATGGCGCGCCACAGCTTTTACCAGGGCGCGGAAGAAGCGTCGATCGGCGCGCTGTTCAAGAATCTCGGCGCGCTGCTGGTCGCGTCGCACGAACACGACCGCTACCGCGAGATCCAGGCCCTCCTCGCCACCGGCAAGCACACGTCCGCGCAGGCTGCCCAGATGATCCTCGGCTGCAGTTTCGACGCGTTGGCCGAGGCCGTGCTGGGCGAGTGGAAGATCCCGGGCGTGATCATGCACGCCCAGCGTCCGTTGGAAGCCGGCACCCTCAAGCTGGCCGTCAACCGTGGCGAGTGGATGCGCCAGGTGGCGTCGTTCAGCCTGGACGTGGCGCGCTTGATGGGCAAGACCCCTACGCCGTCCGACACGCCGGAAGCGCAGGCGCTGCTGGCGCGCTACGGCACCGCGCTGAACCTCGGCGCGGCCGAGCTGGACGAATTGTTCGAAGCGGTGGCGTTCGAAATGACGAGCCTCCTGCAGAGCATGAACCTGCAACCCGTGCCGCGCCGCGCCCCGCAGGAAGACAAGGGCGGCCTGCCCAACGTGCTGTTGCTGGCGACCCTCGGCGGGGAGGAAGAAGAGCAGGGCACGTACCCGAGCGGCAAGCCGAAGAACGCGCGCGACCTGCTGCTGGCGGGCGTGCAGGACGTCACCCAGATGCGCGCGTCCGGCCGGCACAAGGTCAATGACGTCGTCATGGCCGTGCTGGAGACGCTGTACACGGCGCTCGGCTTCCGCTTCGCGACGGTCGTGCTGAAGGACGTGCGCGCCGGGCAGTACCGCGCCCGCGCATCGTTCGGGCTCGCGCAGGCGCGCGTGCAGGAAGGCTTCACGTTTCCGCTGGCGCCCGCCGGAGAGAAGAGCGCGCGCGACCTGTTCTACCTCGCGATGGAAAACGACGCCGACCTCATGATCTCGGACGCGCGCAGCGCCAAGATCCGCGACCTGCTGCCGGCCTGGCACAAGGCCCTGCTGCCCGATGCGCAGAGCTTCATCGTGCTGCCGCTGGTGGTCGGCAAGGTGCAACTGGGCCTGTTCTACGCCGACCGCACGGAGCTCGCGCCGGAAGGCGTGCCGCCCGACGAGACGGCCCTCATCAAGGCGCTCAAAGGCCAGGTACTGGCTGCGCTTGCGCCCTGA
- a CDS encoding tetratricopeptide repeat-containing response regulator yields the protein MNELDGLNALIIEPHAGMRSTIHNMLNMCGLSKIDHVGGSNQAVKHLGLKHYDLILCEYALEGGQDGQQLLEDVRHHKLMPLSTMFFMVTAEGDYGKVVSAAELGPTDYVLKPFTADRLLERIARGLERRNALLPVYELMEAGSQREAIGACLDGEERHPRYLVDFLRLRAELHMFLGEPHEAEPVYRQLVETKAIAWARLGLAKTLFLRERYDEAREMLEDLVDSNKNFVDAYDWLARTHEAVGALDAAQAVLTEAVAVSPHAVRRLRKLGETALEAGDHDTAEKILKQVVSKAKYSEFKDPQDHVRLVQTLVRKGDPVQAAAVIRDLDKSMAFQKHTPLCSAIASSLVHEYTGNEARLAESLATALAASQDAPELRPEIKLELARTCIENGMEEGAAEIVRDVMRNAQNGAAVARAMAVFENAGQAETAQKLAMESRQQVVDLVATGAAKAKSGDYKGAVVLMQEAATKLPDNPQVVFNAALAILKCLEHDGWDERLGQQAQGFIAGVRRLDPVNPKLPALAGLHQQILKKYDKGPRLKKAG from the coding sequence ATGAACGAACTTGACGGCCTCAACGCCCTGATCATCGAGCCGCACGCCGGTATGCGCTCGACGATCCACAACATGCTGAACATGTGCGGCCTGAGCAAGATCGACCACGTCGGCGGTTCGAACCAGGCCGTCAAGCACCTCGGCCTGAAGCACTACGACCTGATCCTGTGCGAATACGCGCTGGAAGGCGGCCAGGACGGCCAGCAGCTGCTCGAGGACGTGCGCCACCACAAGCTCATGCCGCTGTCGACCATGTTCTTCATGGTCACGGCCGAAGGCGATTACGGCAAGGTCGTCAGCGCCGCCGAACTGGGCCCCACCGACTACGTCCTGAAACCGTTCACGGCCGACCGCCTGCTCGAACGCATCGCGCGTGGCCTGGAGCGGAGAAATGCGCTGCTGCCCGTGTACGAGCTGATGGAGGCGGGCAGCCAGCGCGAGGCGATCGGCGCCTGCCTCGACGGCGAAGAGCGTCATCCACGCTACCTCGTCGACTTCCTGCGCCTGCGCGCCGAACTTCACATGTTCCTCGGCGAGCCGCACGAAGCGGAGCCGGTCTACCGCCAGCTTGTGGAGACCAAAGCCATCGCCTGGGCACGCCTGGGCCTGGCCAAGACGCTGTTCCTGCGCGAGCGCTACGACGAAGCGCGCGAGATGCTCGAAGACCTCGTCGACAGCAACAAGAACTTCGTCGACGCCTACGACTGGCTCGCACGCACCCACGAGGCCGTGGGCGCGCTGGATGCGGCGCAGGCCGTGCTGACGGAGGCCGTGGCCGTCTCTCCGCACGCGGTGCGGCGGCTGCGCAAGCTGGGGGAGACGGCGCTGGAGGCGGGCGACCACGACACGGCCGAGAAGATCCTCAAGCAGGTCGTCAGCAAGGCCAAGTATTCCGAGTTCAAGGACCCGCAGGATCACGTGCGCCTCGTGCAGACGCTCGTGCGCAAGGGCGACCCGGTGCAGGCCGCGGCCGTCATCCGCGACCTCGACAAATCGATGGCGTTCCAGAAGCACACGCCACTGTGCAGCGCCATCGCGTCGAGCCTCGTGCACGAATACACGGGCAACGAGGCGCGCCTGGCCGAATCGCTGGCGACGGCCCTCGCCGCCAGCCAGGACGCGCCGGAGCTGCGCCCGGAGATCAAGCTGGAACTGGCACGCACCTGCATCGAGAACGGCATGGAGGAGGGCGCCGCCGAGATCGTGCGCGACGTGATGCGCAATGCGCAGAACGGCGCCGCGGTGGCACGCGCGATGGCCGTGTTCGAGAACGCGGGCCAGGCCGAGACGGCGCAGAAGCTCGCCATGGAAAGCCGCCAGCAGGTCGTCGACCTCGTCGCCACCGGCGCCGCCAAGGCCAAGAGCGGCGACTACAAGGGCGCCGTCGTGCTGATGCAGGAAGCGGCGACCAAGCTGCCGGACAATCCGCAGGTCGTGTTCAACGCCGCGCTGGCGATCCTGAAATGCCTCGAGCACGACGGCTGGGACGAGCGCCTCGGCCAGCAGGCTCAGGGCTTCATCGCGGGCGTGCGCCGCCTCGATCCGGTGAACCCGAAGCTGCCGGCGCTGGCCGGGCTGCACCAGCAGATCCTCAAGAAATACGACAAAGGTCCGCGCCTGAAGAAGGCCGGCTAA
- a CDS encoding J domain-containing protein — translation MAKIHTHYDNLKVSRHAPQEVIRAAYKALSQKYHPDKNPGDERAARIMAIVNTAYNILSDPVRRKEHDEWIASEEWEVEWLESSHGEEGREKPRGEHWEPRQVEAPSRWRVLRDPRWWGLMLASFAGGGALAIVLLDPPRVLPSALAWPGKAQSAVAPSASASASASASASTPNTPPDPLGSDASADGWARPTGQTDAPPDIKALGVTQLIVPARAPDCDTDLQAQVAPTGDPWPAQSSYIDGYPLGNQGDEMQVLVDNSNNPSPVLVKIYDLDRRSNVRHAYVLGRAKFLIDKLSAGKYEVRYQNIMIGGARPECANGHRAPLRQAAARQPGA, via the coding sequence ATGGCCAAGATCCATACCCATTATGACAACCTGAAGGTGTCGCGCCACGCACCGCAGGAAGTCATTCGCGCGGCCTACAAGGCCTTGAGTCAGAAATATCATCCCGACAAGAATCCGGGTGACGAGCGTGCCGCCCGCATCATGGCCATCGTCAATACGGCCTACAACATCCTGTCCGATCCCGTGCGCCGCAAGGAGCACGACGAGTGGATCGCGTCGGAAGAGTGGGAAGTCGAATGGCTGGAAAGTTCCCATGGCGAGGAGGGCCGCGAGAAACCGCGCGGCGAGCACTGGGAACCGCGCCAGGTCGAGGCGCCGTCGCGCTGGCGCGTGCTGCGCGATCCGCGCTGGTGGGGGCTGATGCTGGCCTCGTTCGCCGGCGGCGGCGCGTTGGCCATCGTCCTGCTCGATCCCCCCAGGGTGCTGCCGAGCGCGCTGGCCTGGCCGGGCAAAGCCCAGTCCGCGGTTGCGCCGTCGGCATCGGCGTCCGCCTCCGCTTCCGCCTCCGCATCGACCCCGAACACGCCGCCGGATCCGCTCGGCAGCGACGCCAGCGCCGACGGCTGGGCGCGTCCCACCGGGCAGACCGATGCACCGCCCGACATCAAGGCCCTCGGCGTGACCCAGTTGATCGTGCCGGCCCGCGCACCCGATTGCGATACGGACCTGCAAGCCCAGGTTGCGCCGACGGGCGATCCGTGGCCAGCGCAGTCCAGCTATATCGACGGTTATCCGCTCGGCAACCAGGGCGACGAGATGCAGGTGCTGGTCGACAACAGCAACAATCCGTCGCCTGTCCTGGTCAAGATCTACGACCTGGACCGCCGCTCGAACGTGCGCCACGCCTATGTGCTGGGCCGTGCCAAGTTCCTTATCGATAAACTATCGGCCGGCAAGTACGAAGTCCGTTATCAGAACATCATGATCGGGGGCGCCCGCCCCGAATGCGCCAACGGCCACCGCGCGCCGCTGCGCCAGGCCGCCGCGCGCCAGCCCGGCGCCTGA